A section of the Rhizobium sp. Pop5 genome encodes:
- a CDS encoding zinc-binding dehydrogenase yields MTTAAPGAHVIGVGYGAFADYMVLPAMAAVPVPKGWSDEQALGLVVNLPTAVAAIKLLGQIEKGQTALIHAAAGATGQAAVRIAKHYGATVIATASSEKHEIVRSLGADHVLDSRTADIAAEVLGLTGNAGADLVIESVGGETFEASLASARRVSGRVVVTGLPAGKASLTNWNLVYKHQVHIIGFNMGALIQAAPEIFGAVMGELFALIGAGILPPVQPTVYELADGPKALAALEDRSSIGKLALRL; encoded by the coding sequence GTGACGACGGCGGCGCCCGGCGCTCATGTCATCGGGGTCGGATATGGCGCCTTTGCCGACTACATGGTGCTTCCGGCGATGGCTGCAGTACCGGTCCCCAAGGGTTGGTCGGACGAGCAGGCGCTTGGCCTGGTCGTGAACCTGCCGACGGCAGTGGCGGCGATCAAGCTGCTGGGGCAGATCGAGAAGGGTCAGACCGCGCTGATCCATGCGGCGGCGGGTGCTACCGGCCAAGCCGCGGTCAGGATCGCCAAGCACTATGGCGCGACCGTGATTGCGACCGCCTCATCGGAAAAGCACGAGATCGTGCGATCCCTGGGTGCCGATCACGTCCTCGACTCCCGCACCGCCGATATCGCCGCCGAAGTGCTTGGTCTGACAGGCAACGCCGGCGCGGATCTGGTCATCGAGTCGGTCGGGGGTGAGACTTTTGAGGCCAGCCTGGCGTCAGCGCGGCGCGTCAGCGGCCGCGTCGTCGTGACAGGATTGCCCGCCGGCAAAGCATCGCTCACCAATTGGAACCTCGTCTATAAACATCAGGTCCACATTATCGGCTTCAACATGGGGGCGCTGATCCAGGCCGCGCCTGAGATCTTCGGTGCCGTCATGGGCGAGTTGTTCGCACTCATCGGCGCAGGCATATTGCCCCCCGTCCAGCCAACCGTCTACGAACTTGCCGACGGGCCGAAGGCGCTCGCGGCATTGGAGGACCGCTCCAGCATCGGCAAGCTGGCGTTGCGGCTCTGA
- a CDS encoding dihydrofolate reductase family protein: MAKLVFGMNQSLDGYVDHMAFAPGPALFRHFIEEVDRSAGSVYGRKMYEVMRYWDDEHPEWSADEQAFAAAWRKLPKWVVSRTLKSVGPNATLIEGDLEGAIRALKAGRDGGIGVAGPKLAQSLTELGLIDEYQIYLHPVVVGQGTPFFAGPRSRLRLTATDRMDEDVIRLTYVPA; encoded by the coding sequence ATGGCCAAGCTCGTCTTCGGAATGAACCAGTCGCTGGACGGTTACGTCGATCATATGGCGTTCGCGCCGGGCCCTGCGCTCTTCCGCCACTTCATCGAGGAGGTTGATCGCTCTGCGGGCAGTGTGTACGGCCGCAAGATGTATGAGGTCATGCGTTACTGGGACGACGAACATCCCGAATGGAGTGCGGACGAACAGGCCTTCGCGGCGGCGTGGCGGAAACTGCCGAAATGGGTCGTCTCGCGCACGCTGAAGTCTGTCGGCCCCAACGCCACGCTTATCGAAGGTGATCTCGAGGGCGCGATCCGCGCCTTGAAGGCCGGGCGCGACGGGGGGATCGGAGTTGCCGGCCCGAAGCTCGCGCAAAGCCTGACCGAACTTGGCCTGATCGACGAGTATCAGATCTACCTGCACCCGGTCGTGGTGGGGCAGGGCACGCCGTTCTTCGCCGGCCCGCGATCGCGGCTGCGCCTGACGGCCACGGACCGGATGGACGAGGACGTGATCAGGTTGACTTACGTTCCGGCTTGA
- a CDS encoding TetR/AcrR family transcriptional regulator has protein sequence MATRGRPMTFDRDVALRSAMDLFWERGYEGTSMKDLSEAMGIASASIYASFGSKEALFRQAVALNAATQGQPPRLALAEQPTACAAIHAMLRAVADTITIPGSPRGCMLVLAAPTGALENHPIREFLADVRRAQFEEIRERLVRGVRDGDLAASTDSLTAIARYYTTVMHGLSVQARDGASRAELETVITLAMAAWKTLAPDGPEGQQPN, from the coding sequence ATGGCGACGCGCGGCAGGCCGATGACATTTGACCGGGACGTCGCTTTGCGAAGCGCCATGGACCTGTTTTGGGAGCGCGGCTACGAAGGAACCTCGATGAAGGACCTGAGCGAAGCCATGGGAATTGCTTCGGCCAGCATCTATGCCTCTTTCGGAAGCAAGGAAGCCCTGTTCCGGCAAGCCGTGGCCCTCAATGCCGCGACCCAGGGGCAGCCCCCGAGGCTCGCACTTGCCGAGCAGCCCACGGCCTGCGCGGCGATCCACGCCATGTTGCGCGCCGTGGCCGATACCATCACCATTCCCGGTTCGCCGCGTGGATGCATGCTGGTCCTCGCAGCGCCGACCGGCGCGCTGGAGAACCACCCGATACGGGAATTCCTGGCCGACGTTCGCCGGGCGCAATTCGAGGAGATCAGGGAGCGGCTGGTCAGAGGGGTCCGTGATGGCGACCTCGCTGCCTCGACCGACAGCCTGACGGCCATCGCCCGCTACTATACCACGGTGATGCACGGCCTATCGGTGCAGGCGCGCGACGGCGCAAGCCGCGCCGAACTCGAGACGGTCATCACGCTCGCCATGGCCGCCTGGAAGACGCTGGCACCGGATGGTCCCGAGGGTCAGCAGCCGAATTAG
- a CDS encoding ABC transporter ATP-binding protein translates to MTRKKLDFRADAYRHVLGFVFHHWTHRPLLVGGIIVLVIASTLAEVMVPVFSGRIVDAIAGGNAADGALSAFVIVVALGLTSVALRWFIFNGIVKLTLRTMADVVNNGFHKVQRFSTDWHANSFAGSTVRKITRGMWALDSLNDLLLVALLPSIVMLVGASIVLGSYWPVMGLIVSAGSLIYIGVTVGLSTGFVSPAARLANAWDTKLGGALADAISCNSVVKAFGAENREEKRLSHVLARWDSRTRRTWKRGNLSGTLQGFLMVSMQAGILGTGLIMWRQGLATPGDITFVLAMFFVLQGHLRDVGQDIRNLQRAVNDMEELVLLDKTPLGVDDRPNATPIKVESGEIVFDRVTFQYGAHPTPLYDDFSVIIKPGQRVGLVGHSGSGKTTFVKLIQRLYDVNAGAIRIDGQDIARVRQASLRSQIAIVQQEPILFHRTLAENIAYGRPNATRREIEQAAKQASAHDFIMALPKGYETLVGERGVKLSGGERQRVAIARAFLADTPVLILDEATSSLDSESEVQIQQAMERLMVGRTTLVIAHRLSTVRALDRLLVFDKGKIVEEGDHQALIRLHDGIYRRLFERQALELTKGLVA, encoded by the coding sequence ATGACTCGCAAGAAGCTCGATTTCCGCGCCGATGCCTATCGTCACGTGCTCGGCTTTGTTTTCCATCATTGGACCCATCGGCCTTTGCTGGTGGGTGGCATCATCGTGCTGGTGATCGCAAGCACGCTGGCCGAGGTCATGGTGCCGGTATTTTCCGGCCGGATCGTCGATGCCATCGCCGGCGGCAATGCGGCCGATGGCGCGCTCAGCGCCTTCGTCATCGTCGTGGCTCTGGGCCTCACCAGCGTCGCGCTGCGCTGGTTCATCTTCAACGGCATCGTCAAGCTGACGCTGCGCACCATGGCGGATGTGGTCAATAACGGCTTCCACAAGGTGCAGCGTTTCTCCACAGACTGGCACGCCAACAGCTTTGCCGGCTCGACGGTGCGCAAGATCACCCGCGGCATGTGGGCGCTGGATTCGCTGAACGACCTGCTGCTGGTCGCGCTCTTGCCCTCCATCGTCATGCTGGTCGGCGCCAGCATCGTGCTCGGCAGCTACTGGCCGGTCATGGGCCTGATCGTGAGTGCTGGATCGCTGATCTATATCGGCGTGACCGTGGGGCTTTCCACCGGCTTCGTGTCGCCGGCGGCAAGGCTTGCCAATGCCTGGGACACCAAGCTCGGCGGCGCGCTCGCCGACGCCATCAGCTGCAACTCCGTGGTCAAGGCCTTCGGCGCCGAAAACCGCGAGGAAAAGCGGCTCAGCCACGTGCTCGCCAGATGGGACAGCCGCACGCGGCGGACATGGAAGCGCGGCAACCTGAGCGGCACGCTCCAGGGCTTCCTGATGGTCTCCATGCAGGCGGGCATCCTGGGAACGGGCCTCATCATGTGGCGGCAGGGGCTGGCGACGCCTGGTGACATCACCTTCGTGCTGGCGATGTTCTTCGTCCTGCAGGGCCATCTGCGCGATGTCGGCCAGGACATCCGCAATCTGCAGCGGGCCGTCAACGACATGGAGGAACTAGTGCTGCTCGACAAAACGCCACTCGGCGTCGACGACAGGCCGAACGCCACGCCGATCAAGGTCGAGAGCGGCGAGATCGTCTTCGATCGCGTCACCTTCCAGTATGGCGCGCATCCCACCCCGCTCTATGACGACTTCTCGGTCATCATCAAGCCGGGGCAGCGCGTCGGGCTGGTGGGGCATTCGGGATCGGGCAAGACGACCTTCGTCAAGCTCATCCAGCGCCTCTATGACGTGAACGCGGGCGCCATCCGCATCGACGGTCAGGATATCGCGCGGGTCAGGCAGGCAAGCCTGCGCAGCCAGATCGCCATCGTGCAGCAGGAGCCGATCCTGTTCCACCGCACGCTGGCAGAAAACATCGCCTATGGCAGGCCGAACGCCACGCGGCGCGAGATCGAGCAGGCGGCGAAACAGGCGAGCGCCCACGACTTCATCATGGCCCTTCCCAAGGGCTATGAGACGCTTGTGGGCGAACGCGGCGTCAAGCTCTCGGGCGGCGAGCGCCAGCGCGTCGCCATCGCCCGCGCCTTTCTCGCCGATACGCCGGTGCTGATCCTGGACGAGGCGACCTCGAGCCTCGACAGCGAGAGCGAAGTGCAGATCCAGCAGGCGATGGAACGCCTGATGGTCGGCCGCACCACGCTCGTCATCGCCCATCGCCTGTCCACGGTCCGCGCACTGGACCGGCTGCTCGTCTTCGACAAGGGCAAGATCGTCGAAGAAGGCGACCACCAGGCGCTGATCCGGCTGCATGACGGCATCTATCGCCGGCTGTTCGAACGCCAGGCGCTGGAACTGACCAAGGGTCTGGTGGCCTAG
- a CDS encoding MerR family transcriptional regulator, producing the protein MKIGELAKRSGLSAYTIRYYERIGLLPHADRDQSGQRDYDASILTWIEFLDRLKSTGMPIREMLRYAALRERGVGTEAERGALLEQHRERVRAHVAELQACLLVLDAKIAGYAGTEQRNNDHDAPIPEDRRKPAGTRQAGAR; encoded by the coding sequence ATGAAGATTGGCGAACTGGCAAAGCGTTCGGGACTGTCAGCCTACACCATCCGCTATTATGAGCGGATCGGGTTGCTGCCCCATGCCGACAGAGACCAATCGGGCCAACGTGATTACGACGCATCAATCCTGACCTGGATAGAGTTTCTCGACCGTCTCAAATCGACCGGGATGCCTATTCGGGAAATGCTGCGCTACGCAGCTCTACGGGAGCGCGGCGTCGGCACGGAAGCGGAGCGCGGCGCGCTGCTTGAACAGCACCGTGAACGTGTCCGTGCCCATGTGGCCGAACTGCAAGCCTGCCTTCTCGTCCTCGACGCCAAGATTGCCGGATATGCCGGCACGGAACAGAGGAACAATGACCATGACGCACCAATCCCCGAAGACAGGCGAAAGCCGGCTGGAACGCGGCAAGCGGGCGCTCGCTGA
- a CDS encoding carboxymuconolactone decarboxylase family protein: MTHQSPKTGESRLERGKRALAEIDGAAGHNVIAALADIAPDFANYVFEFPFGDIYSRPGLDLRAREIATIAALTAMGTATPQLKVHIEAGLNVGLTREEVTEIMIQMAVYAGFPAALNGLFAAKEVFAARFPAPGEQEQSIEHPFSR, from the coding sequence ATGACGCACCAATCCCCGAAGACAGGCGAAAGCCGGCTGGAACGCGGCAAGCGGGCGCTCGCTGAAATCGACGGCGCTGCCGGCCACAATGTCATCGCCGCTCTGGCGGACATCGCCCCCGACTTCGCAAATTACGTGTTCGAGTTTCCATTTGGCGACATCTACAGCCGCCCGGGCCTCGATCTGCGCGCCCGCGAGATCGCCACGATCGCGGCGCTGACGGCGATGGGAACCGCCACTCCTCAACTGAAGGTTCATATAGAAGCGGGCCTGAACGTCGGTCTGACCAGGGAGGAAGTTACCGAGATCATGATACAGATGGCCGTTTACGCCGGTTTTCCAGCAGCACTCAATGGCCTGTTCGCAGCCAAGGAAGTCTTTGCGGCCCGGTTCCCCGCACCTGGCGAGCAGGAGCAATCGATCGAACACCCGTTTTCAAGGTAA
- a CDS encoding alcohol dehydrogenase catalytic domain-containing protein: MSVPAFMRALQQTSFNGPQDLRMITDAPVPVPGRGEILIRVTAGGINMADISQAYGTFRGGPQPPYIAGFEGVGEVVIPSEG, from the coding sequence ATGAGCGTCCCCGCCTTCATGCGTGCCTTGCAGCAGACATCCTTCAACGGCCCGCAGGATCTGCGGATGATCACCGATGCGCCGGTGCCGGTTCCCGGTCGCGGCGAAATCCTCATCCGCGTCACTGCCGGCGGTATCAACATGGCCGACATCTCCCAGGCCTACGGCACGTTTCGCGGAGGCCCGCAGCCTCCCTATATTGCCGGCTTCGAGGGGGTGGGTGAGGTCGTGATTCCCAGCGAGGGGTGA